In Planococcus citri chromosome 4, ihPlaCitr1.1, whole genome shotgun sequence, the genomic window cgaattccccatcgctacaatttcataaagttttcaataaattttcagaattttgcattgctgctgagttaggaaatttgcaatcaatttttagaattcacattgcctctaaatagtcaaattttgaataatttttcagaattcttattgtctttaaattaaaaaatttcaaattcaattttcaagttcatattgtccacaaattgtaaaacgtttactcaatttttggaattcacattgcctccaatttttcagaattctcatcttcttcataaatattacaatacttatttcatataggtaattttcaagttcacattatctgcaacttacagaacttttaatcaatttttggaattctcagtgtctctaaatacaaattttcatattattttttttagaatttccattgtcttcaaatttataaattttcaaaccaattttcagaacttgctttttattctaaattaagaattaaatcttataaaatacctatgttaagaatttacattgcctattacacgaaaaaaatatgggtaatttttacaaaaaaatttaactaaatactcacaattaagtaccagatcccattcaataatttttactgtaatcgtatagtaaaacttatcattttaataaattttgctataggtaccaatagtaaaaatcattttgttttaataatttttactaaatcatgataataaaaattacatgtttcaattgtacaaaaattagtttaatttctcattttgaagtaatttttaaattataagtaaaaagttaaaaattattcatgtcaagtaattcttactttatacttatggttataggtagacaaaaaattaatgaaatgaaattttagttagcaaatgatatcataattcataactcagtttcagcgttatttttgccccattaccatgtactacatagtaacaccaaagcatttacctatccaattttcctacgaaaaatccgtcacctacctacttacctcacggggattcgaacctgggtccctaaatttcctattcctacctacatgccctaaccactcagccacaacattgctacgagggttagggcattaaaataatatatttgtttggtaaacgccccaccaaaccacgcccacttggaatttacagctaacagactgggggtgtaacagggtacaatgaaacacagctggtgatggaatagactgggggtatagcagggtacaatgagcggcaggtgttctacaagtccccttttcccttttttaggatttaatgcattaaaataatgaactaaaattgcaattactcagcaattacccatccgaattgaatgaaaattaatctattccctccgccttaatgattctcaaatggtgtccaataggtacaaaaaacggttggatagcttaagagaacattcagttccaataaaatttcatttctcaaagcgaaaccaatagtgtgctacgcacactaaaaataggtacctatttacagagtgcccagaaatatcgtgaaccccaaagaaagttgtttataaaaaatataggttggcaacgtgaaatagatgcatatgattggtggaatgttatcatctcagtctaacaaccaatcatgtgctatcattattatcattcactgtgaccaatcaaaatacatatttagtatagaaaactttgttaggggttcacgatatttttgggcaccctgtatgtagcCTATTCATTTGAAACTTTTAGGAACCTACTTACTATCTGCATGGATTTGTCTCCCCCCTTCTCCCTTCGAATCACCCTTTTTCATTTAATAaataatacatacttacttgaTCTGAGGCACACATTAGCTTACCATACCTGAgctttgaaattaattctactaatatatttttttatgaagcaGGAAGCAAACAGCGAAGTACAATCCGTGCTGCTGGAACGGATAGAAATAttacaaaatcaaaactcaaaattgatgaaagaaGGCGAATCGCAACGAAAGCAATACGAAAAGTGTCTAGACGATGTTGCCAATCAAGTGGTTAAAGCGTTATTAACTCAAAAGGTGGGTAAAGTAAAgataaagtacatacctataagtataatatagtacctagacctacctataagtGAAGGGGCGTTGTCATACGACACCGATGATGTACTTATAAAGAGATTACCTTGCTAAAGGTATGTAATAACGTATCGTATCTAAAGAGGTAAAAAATGATTACGTCGAGACTTATAGTCAAAGGTAAAGGTACAAGTATATCATTATATCGATTTTAATTCACGTTACTCCGCCACATACATGTACCTATAGATTTTCAAAGGCGTCCATGTAGGTACTTTAAAGTCGTCTATGGTGTGACATGTAAAAAGCACCGCTAAGGGAATAAGCATTGTACTCGTAGAGGGTAAGGCTATATAGCTACAGCAAATGCGACGAATGCAGTTCTTCGTTTTTGGTCTTGACTTGGCTCTACTAACTTACACACGTACATACAAGAAGGATAAGAACTAAATCCTATAAGGAATCGTTGGCTACATTAAAGGATTTATTTCTAGAATTTAGTAATTTAAGTTTTTGCGCTTTTTCTTTTGTACGCGTATACTCGTTGGTACAGCTAGGAAATTACACTCGGAGGATTTAATATGGTTGTTTACGTTGGCAGATGTtatctggtatttttttcctccttttccTCCAGCATAGCACTACGTTAATATGTAACTGATGCGAGGTTTATTTAGGgtaggtgtatttttttggGAGCTTACAACGTGGTCGTCGTCGTGAATCTACGTATTAGGACGATTCTGCAACGTCACAAATTGCCGAGATTATGCTTTTATATTATAGGTTATGATGTTTACTTTAGCACTATGGATAGGTAGGGTAGGTGTAGGCAGAATAGGTTTTTTTGGGGTTgagggaaaaaaaacacacacacagcTCCCCAATTTAAATGCAAACAGCGTATATGGGTTTGAAGTAAAATAGCGTGTTGGAGAGAGGATTTTTCGTCGCATCGTGTTAACTGTTGCGTTTTTCCAAAGGGGGGGCTGTACAATGAATCAGCTTCGCGAATTACGCGGAAACGAGTATTAGTCATTCTGTAGAGGTCTAtcttgttaggtaggtacctagtactcTGCGATGGGACGAAAGcgaaatgaaattcttcaaagtGGTGTAATCGATTAACTTAAGTTTTGTATTGTACTTGTTCGTAATGCGGTATGGTTTTGTTGCAGAATTTACAAGAAGATGTAAATAGATTACAACAACGAGTCAAGGAGTTGGAAAGTAGCAATAGTTCTTTGTCTAGTTTACTACTGCAACGGATACATCGAAATAACCAAAGTCATAGCAATACCAGTAACACTAATACCTTTCATAGTAATAATTCCGGTAATCGTTGTTGCCAAACTTTTGCTTGCCTTCAGTCTAGTCTATGTAGTCAACTCGACGTACTCGCCAAGGTTTGTTTCAACTTCGTTTGCTGGATCTTCTAGATGAGATCGTTTGGTTTTAATTAGTATCTATtgtaatgtgttttttttttttgaatttttagaaagctgATCAACAGAGACCTGTTAGTTTGGACGAAAGACGTCTTCAGAAAATCTGGAACAAATCTGGTAGCAATAGTTTTGTATGGTTGCCTCTCCAAAGACCGCAGTCGCTTAATTTAGAAACTAGCTCGTATATTACAAGTGAGTATCGCTGATATTGGTTGATTAAATCAAATcttgtgaaattaattttggtatTTCGCTGGAAAAGTCACTGACGATGTCAGTTCTGTTTTTCTCtcacttctttttaaaaagaatacGTATACCTAGATAACTTTTTCACCTTTTCTGCGTCATGTACTAATAATTAATAAAGTTTGGAGATGGAGAAGTTCACGTTTTTTCGTACCTATACTTTTAATTTACTCGAAGCATCGAAATTTGAACACTGTTTCCTTCTTTATctatttctgatgaaaatccAACGTGACGAAGAAATATCATGTCAACGTAATTAGATTTTACCTTTTCTAAAACTGTACTTCATCGTGTATTAATTTGTATTAAATTCGAACAGACGACAAAATTAAGAAAGAAACGGAAGAAGAAAGTCCAGAAAGCGGTAACAGAGATGAAGGCTATTCCACTATGTCCAGCGATGTTCAAGGAACCAGTGAAATTCCGCACAAAACTCTCGAAGAGTTGAAAGAAGTCACCGATGAATCGGATTCCGTACCATTTAGACTTTCATTAGATACAAAAATGATAAGGTTGGTATATTTAATTAATAACCTGGGTATACTTAATTAATAAAGGGGAGGTATCCCAAgcaaaaggaaaattttcagcatagaggaagaaaaatcgaaaaagcatcTAAGAATACATCTTCAAGTCACATTTCAaacgctgaaattttcatttttggattttttttgaatttttgaaaattttaagctggactattttttatggaaaatccaaaatttgataaaattgaggtaGAATACTGTACTTAATTTGGTTTATAcgatatttttgacctcctgaATCGATTCGAGATGGtttcgagctgttctggagcttttagtggatttttggatttcttattttgaaaaagtggacTTATATAGacgttcaattttattttgaccctttttatgaaattttttccagtgctgtaaaatccaaaaatctactgaaagcttcaaaatagATTAAAACCACCATCTCAATGTCAATGTTGGTTTGAAAAGTCGGAATGGCATTGTTCTTCAGAAAAATAatcagagaaaattttggtttttaaactggactgaattttgaaaaagttttgctttctgccaaaaatttcaaacagtctcggtttttgtcaaaattgctaagaattattgtttcttgccaaaaaacgttcaaaattgtcacttgtttcaaaaaattccaaatgtatcatttttttccaaaaattgccccaAATTCgttttgttgtcaaaaattatcaaaagccttgctttttttgttaaaattgtcgaaatctaGTTGATTGTCAacatcctccccccccccccaaaaaaaaaagtcactcgttcactgaaaacttataaaaaagtatcacttttgtGCCAGTTATTTTCGAAAAGCTgggatttttaccaaaaactgacaaatattctcgctttttactaaattgctttaaaagtttttttttttttaaattaaaaattgtattttttgccagaaattgctgagaattgtcacttttttaccACAAATCTCCAAAATAAtctagattttttccaaaaattgattaaaagtcacgcttttttatcataaattgCGAAACCAAGTGATATGCCCTCTGCTGctattgtcaaaatcttgcttttctgtcaaaagtttccaaaaattcttaaCCATAAAATATTTCCATATTATTGAAAAGTTACGAAATAATTTCACTTTCCTGGcaatacataattttgaaaaaataaatttttttaaaatattttttcaatgagatATTCTggctttttttgtgatttttttctgcattcaaACGATTTGATCACGACCTGTAACTTTTTTAATTAgaaatgttacttttttgttGGGAGGTAGGGTTGGGAGGGAGGAAATTGAGTATCAGTCCTGCatgtaaactgaatttcagtcttttacctcatttattcgagtttttattttattcacgatgaatggaccaaatttgaatttataaacACCTCGggccaaaaatcaaatatgGAAACTCGGTGCTCGAAATTAATCctgttggtgtatttttgaattctcttttgattttttctcatccatctccgaaaaatttccaacctgTTGAAATACCTCTCCTGTAGTTGTACGTATGTTTTACTTAGATTATGATTAACTATTCTAAATATTTGGTATGTATTTTCCCCAGATCCAGGAATAGCTTTCCTCCTGTCACGCACCTGTTACCGTACCAGCATATAATGAGAAGTTTCTCAGACTCTCAACTCTGTTTAAGAATAACCACCGGTTCGTGCGCACTGTCGCCGTTCAAGTCTTCCAGCAATAAATGCCACAATCAACCGTTACCACTATTAAGGACAAAATTTTCCAGTTTACTGGAGGTGGCATTAAGAGAAGAAAACACCGAAGATGGGTTTTCGTTTTGTAGCAGCGATTTACTAGATTCGGAGTACATTCAGCAATGGCTGCTGCTGGATGAGAAACGTTCGGCGATGCAGCATTTACAAATGGAGTACAATACTGCCGAAGTAGAAGACTGGAGTATGGAAGATACGGAGAATTGGAAGAAAATAACTAGGTGAGGTTCGATATTACATTTTATGAAGGAACTAAtctaattatgtatgtatttgggTTCTAAATTCAGCAGAAAgacgacttttgaaaaaaaaaatcaacacctgTTGTTGAACTAAATTTCAGAAGCTTCGTATCCGTCtgagaattttaaattattttgaatgtgatcaatttttttaaagccaaatcatttctttttttcaagttatcctgatttcgttttttttttttttttttttttcagtttctattcatttatttatttatttatttatttatttatattttgaaatttcaacttgaaatcacatctgaataatatttttattcgttcatatttttttttttttcgtttaaaaatttctgaatttttcaggaaaatggtttttattcttagacattttttcaaatttttgatcatttcaagCTTCTTTTtcgtggtatttttttctcatttatcttCTTTCATTGAGTACTTCATTCTAGTTTGTGGTCTATTTTATCCGATTTTGGTCTTatactgatgaattttttcttattttcttgagtatttttttgtccttttctaattctctaaatttttttattttttaattttcattttattccaatcttaattttattttatttttatttttttaaattcacattagtcattttcaattttcaattttttaaaatattttccaaattttagcaTCAACAATGAAGACTTTttgtatgatattttttttttttatttaaaccaTGTTTTCTGTTCTTaatgattttacttttttaataattttatctgggtatttgaaattattttcaattttcctattcattttgcatttctatgattttttttttcaagtttcaacattACTAATTATTGCAAGCAAAACGTAACATTCCATgatattttttacacttttttccattattttctgttctaaaaaaattattttcaattgttttctcaattccagttttttaaattaaaaaaaaaaattatcaatttttcgtaacttttccttttttttttttttcaaattagtcacacaattttttcagtatttttttcttctgtaagtatgtgattttattttgtgtttgtttAAATAGCTAATAATTacgttagatttttttttgattcgtaatatgtatttacggcgaactagttaggcaacttatttcacaTGTTGGAGTTCATTTTCTCACTTTCTAATTTCAACTTCTGTTTCCTTTGACAGATtcagtaaattaccagtatcTCAAGACTACGGCGGTCTGTTCAACGACGGGCACAAATGCACGGTGAAAAACCTATGGGACTTTTCCTCGCAACCGGATTCCGACTACAATAAAAACTCGTGGAACGAGGAAgagaatcaaaattcattatcTTCGGATTCATCGTGGAGCAGCACGGGCACGAATTCGGAAGGCAGCTGCGCCAGTCCGTTTGAAAACCTTTCGAAACGTTCTTCTTCAGTATTAAGCAGCGAAAACGGCGAAAGCGCTCAAGTCGGTACGGATTTCACTCGAGATTTCTATCGTTTGGTGAAATTCGAAAGCTCCAAGAGTCTGGCGTCGTCTTCGTCCAAAAGTCAAAACGGTATCGagcaaaaataccaaaattgtGATGTGTTACCTCGCGAAGAGAACGCAGTCGATAGAGAGCAAGCGCTGCAAAGTGTACTGAAATTCATCGCCGAACAACAACGATACTGTATTTCTCGACTAGTGCAAGACGAAAATTGCTGCACCGTTTCCGGCGAAGCGATGGCTTTCGATAGTTTCGAATCGGAGAGTGGCCGATTATTGGAACACAATACGACTGAAGAAGGCAGCGAAAACGCCAGTTTCGAAGAAATGCCCATCGAAGACGAAACCGACGACGGATACTTTAGTAAATTAAGCTTTGATAATAACGGTAACGCGACCAACACCGAAACGGTAACCGAAACTTCGGATAATAAGAGTACCGCGTGTTTTAGCACCGAAGACGCAGACCCTGCCAGTGAAACGTGCTGTGATAGTGAGCAAAATTCTAGTAGCGATTTTAAAACGTTATTTAAAACGTGCGATACGTGTTTTCAAAGTAttaacaacgacgacgacggcgtacTCGAAGGAACCGATAGCACGGCGACCAACAACATATGCGCCAAATGCGCCGAATGTTACATAGAATGCCTTCCAGAAGAAAAGCAATGCGATTATAGCCGCAATGAGCCACCACCGCCGGTCGATAAACTAACTAGATATCCTGCTTCCGTTCCTGTTATACAAAAATCTAGTTTAGATACCGTTCTAGAAGAGCAAGAAGATCTAGCCGGTCATAGCTCGTCCGGCGAAAACGTCACACCTGCTGCAGATTCCGCAGTCATCGTCATGTCTGAGCAGAAATTAGTCAGTTTTCACGAAAGAGCCACGTCCAAAGAAGTGATCGATGAATTGAACAGAATGATTAGAAAAGGCGACGAGTTCAGCGAACACGATCGTACTACTCCGGTCACAGAACTAGATGAATCGTTCGGATGTACGACCGGATGGGTGCATGTTGAACAAGATATCgatttcagtgatcctaaagcTAGAGCGAATCTTTTAGATGTTATGTTAGCGTCGAGTTCGAGTAGTAGTTGCGATAGTAGTCGAAATAATAGCGATAGCGAAAACGGCGAAGATGATAGAGATTACAAGCATTTACATAGACTGCATAGATTTCGACGCCAAAAAAGAGGTTAGTATCTTAACTACGTAATTTATAGACATATTTGAAATGTAGATTTGGTATACTTATGaaagttttgtttaaaaataccATATCCTTAATTTTTCTATgccttttcaatttcttcttagatttaatttttttaattctttgagatttttggttgggggggggggggtgatttttcATCGTGTTTTGTTCTGAATAACGAAATAATATCtttcatttttacgatttctGTAACTAGGTACATTATTGTGTCCAATTTGggcaggaattttcaaatccaTGGCTATGAGTTCAAAACCATTTTAATGGAATCGTAATAGGCTTTTTTAAACCCAACTGAAAAATgctttcgaacaattttttccaaaaatcgcaacCTCGTTCAAATTGGGGACATAAACATCTCGAGAggtttttctgttcaaaaaaaaaaatcaaataaaacatggaaaaatttaaacaaaaaattaaagaaccTTGCACTctttcttttgaataaaaagatcctcctaaaatttatattttatgaaatccttcaatttttcattttttgaagcattttttgtttttattttaatatttgtaATATCACTTTAGCGTGTCTGATAAGGAAGCATTTCAACTGGCATAAAAATATTTGGATTGaacaaagaaaaatcgaaagagaCCAAATTTTAAgtggtaaaaatttcacttctcgatttttagaaaattttcaaagattgaaattg contains:
- the LOC135846022 gene encoding uncharacterized protein LOC135846022 isoform X3; amino-acid sequence: MGSGVSKVQYRELIQRDVDRERRLRLDSEARLRRSESDTERCRAKLAVLQREFIRMEDTVRSMLQYKTKYEQLKQDKTSLTIACENHIQHFQNIICKIKEENEELKKQLQSLNASQEANSEVQSVLLERIEILQNQNSKLMKEGESQRKQYEKCLDDVANQVVKALLTQKNLQEDVNRLQQRVKELESSNSSLSSLLLQRIHRNNQSHSNTSNTNTFHSNNSGNRCCQTFACLQSSLCSQLDVLAKKADQQRPVSLDERRLQKIWNKSGSNSFVWLPLQRPQSLNLETSSYITNDKIKKETEEESPESGNRDEGYSTMSSDVQGTSEIPHKTLEELKEVTDESDSVPFRLSLDTKMIRSRNSFPPVTHLLPYQHIMRSFSDSQLCLRITTGSCALSPFKSSSNKCHNQPLPLLRTKFSSLLEVALREENTEDGFSFCSSDLLDSEYIQQWLLLDEKRSAMQHLQMEYNTAEVEDWSMEDTENWKKITRFSKLPVSQDYGGLFNDGHKCTVKNLWDFSSQPDSDYNKNSWNEEENQNSLSSDSSWSSTGTNSEGSCASPFENLSKRSSSVLSSENGESAQVGTDFTRDFYRLVKFESSKSLASSSSKSQNGIEQKYQNCDVLPREENAVDREQALQSVLKFIAEQQRYCISRLVQDENCCTVSGEAMAFDSFESESGRLLEHNTTEEGSENASFEEMPIEDETDDGYFSKLSFDNNGNATNTETVTETSDNKSTACFSTEDADPASETCCDSEQNSSSDFKTLFKTCDTCFQSINNDDDGVLEGTDSTATNNICAKCAECYIECLPEEKQCDYSRNEPPPPVDKLTRYPASVPVIQKSSLDTVLEEQEDLAGHSSSGENVTPAADSAVIVMSEQKLVSFHERATSKEVIDELNRMIRKGDEFSEHDRTTPVTELDESFGCTTGWVHVEQDIDFSDPKARANLLDVMLASSSSSSCDSSRNNSDSENGEDDRDYKHLHRLHRFRRQKRASASRQAIMGALRFSNAGIRQSIIGRENFYNRYGEKEREAVASFDFLEELSTTSLSTASEPSDNASCPTPSYSFRSKNGYKYRNRSTRGRNVDCDSCCKSCSCSE
- the LOC135846022 gene encoding uncharacterized protein LOC135846022 isoform X1, with protein sequence MLGVFKRRWRPKSAAKNNNGIHTKNNHLVTNYNLYSEPVLSIDGQFDKIISTSNRQIHSLCEEKAQLAVTYETIKSLPASHTPSAPPPLPPTSTIHSYTLNVPSSPVISENESPTLSVNRTANICVEDGRIEFVKENIDSVHANNNNNHIQRDTRRHSRDEKIDNAKECLESRIAELEKSLEAERKLVQREKLTVARLQRQLSRRELIQRDVDRERRLRLDSEARLRRSESDTERCRAKLAVLQREFIRMEDTVRSMLQYKTKYEQLKQDKTSLTIACENHIQHFQNIICKIKEENEELKKQLQSLNASQEANSEVQSVLLERIEILQNQNSKLMKEGESQRKQYEKCLDDVANQVVKALLTQKNLQEDVNRLQQRVKELESSNSSLSSLLLQRIHRNNQSHSNTSNTNTFHSNNSGNRCCQTFACLQSSLCSQLDVLAKKADQQRPVSLDERRLQKIWNKSGSNSFVWLPLQRPQSLNLETSSYITNDKIKKETEEESPESGNRDEGYSTMSSDVQGTSEIPHKTLEELKEVTDESDSVPFRLSLDTKMIRSRNSFPPVTHLLPYQHIMRSFSDSQLCLRITTGSCALSPFKSSSNKCHNQPLPLLRTKFSSLLEVALREENTEDGFSFCSSDLLDSEYIQQWLLLDEKRSAMQHLQMEYNTAEVEDWSMEDTENWKKITRFSKLPVSQDYGGLFNDGHKCTVKNLWDFSSQPDSDYNKNSWNEEENQNSLSSDSSWSSTGTNSEGSCASPFENLSKRSSSVLSSENGESAQVGTDFTRDFYRLVKFESSKSLASSSSKSQNGIEQKYQNCDVLPREENAVDREQALQSVLKFIAEQQRYCISRLVQDENCCTVSGEAMAFDSFESESGRLLEHNTTEEGSENASFEEMPIEDETDDGYFSKLSFDNNGNATNTETVTETSDNKSTACFSTEDADPASETCCDSEQNSSSDFKTLFKTCDTCFQSINNDDDGVLEGTDSTATNNICAKCAECYIECLPEEKQCDYSRNEPPPPVDKLTRYPASVPVIQKSSLDTVLEEQEDLAGHSSSGENVTPAADSAVIVMSEQKLVSFHERATSKEVIDELNRMIRKGDEFSEHDRTTPVTELDESFGCTTGWVHVEQDIDFSDPKARANLLDVMLASSSSSSCDSSRNNSDSENGEDDRDYKHLHRLHRFRRQKRASASRQAIMGALRFSNAGIRQSIIGRENFYNRYGEKEREAVASFDFLEELSTTSLSTASEPSDNASCPTPSYSFRSKNGYKYRNRSTRGRNVDCDSCCKSCSCSE
- the LOC135846022 gene encoding uncharacterized protein LOC135846022 isoform X2; the protein is MLGVFKRRWRPKSAAKNNNGIHTKNNHLVTNYNLYSEPVLSIDGQFDKIISTSNRQIHSLCEEKAQLAVTYETIKSLPASHTPSAPPPLPPTSTIHSYTLNVPSSPVISENESPTLSVNRTANICVEDGRIEFVKENIDSVHANNNNNHIQRDTRRHSRDEKIDNAKECLESRIAELEKSLEAERKLVQREKLTVARLQRQLSRRELIQRDVDRERRLRLDSEARLRRSESDTERCRAKLAVLQREFIRMEDTVRSMLQYKTKYEQLKQDKTSLTIACENHIQHFQNIICKIKEENEELKKQLQSLNASEANSEVQSVLLERIEILQNQNSKLMKEGESQRKQYEKCLDDVANQVVKALLTQKNLQEDVNRLQQRVKELESSNSSLSSLLLQRIHRNNQSHSNTSNTNTFHSNNSGNRCCQTFACLQSSLCSQLDVLAKKADQQRPVSLDERRLQKIWNKSGSNSFVWLPLQRPQSLNLETSSYITNDKIKKETEEESPESGNRDEGYSTMSSDVQGTSEIPHKTLEELKEVTDESDSVPFRLSLDTKMIRSRNSFPPVTHLLPYQHIMRSFSDSQLCLRITTGSCALSPFKSSSNKCHNQPLPLLRTKFSSLLEVALREENTEDGFSFCSSDLLDSEYIQQWLLLDEKRSAMQHLQMEYNTAEVEDWSMEDTENWKKITRFSKLPVSQDYGGLFNDGHKCTVKNLWDFSSQPDSDYNKNSWNEEENQNSLSSDSSWSSTGTNSEGSCASPFENLSKRSSSVLSSENGESAQVGTDFTRDFYRLVKFESSKSLASSSSKSQNGIEQKYQNCDVLPREENAVDREQALQSVLKFIAEQQRYCISRLVQDENCCTVSGEAMAFDSFESESGRLLEHNTTEEGSENASFEEMPIEDETDDGYFSKLSFDNNGNATNTETVTETSDNKSTACFSTEDADPASETCCDSEQNSSSDFKTLFKTCDTCFQSINNDDDGVLEGTDSTATNNICAKCAECYIECLPEEKQCDYSRNEPPPPVDKLTRYPASVPVIQKSSLDTVLEEQEDLAGHSSSGENVTPAADSAVIVMSEQKLVSFHERATSKEVIDELNRMIRKGDEFSEHDRTTPVTELDESFGCTTGWVHVEQDIDFSDPKARANLLDVMLASSSSSSCDSSRNNSDSENGEDDRDYKHLHRLHRFRRQKRASASRQAIMGALRFSNAGIRQSIIGRENFYNRYGEKEREAVASFDFLEELSTTSLSTASEPSDNASCPTPSYSFRSKNGYKYRNRSTRGRNVDCDSCCKSCSCSE